A portion of the Kineosporia corallincola genome contains these proteins:
- a CDS encoding beta-phosphoglucomutase family hydrolase translates to MSDPQTARPRDVGLPEHVLACLFDLDGVITDTASVHASAWKEMFDAYLAERAERLGEQFVPFDIATDYVKYVDGKRRQDGTRSFLTSRGITLPEGTADDSAQTESVNGLGNRKNNLVHEKIEKEGVTVYQGSVRYLEAAQAAGLRIAVVSSSANTAEILRVTGLEKFVETRIDAQAAIAAGLHGKPAPDTFVEGARRLGFEPAQAAVFEDAIAGVEAGHSGAFGIVVGVDRVGHGAALAQHGADVVVTDLAQLIDNRA, encoded by the coding sequence ATGTCCGATCCGCAGACAGCGCGGCCGCGAGACGTCGGCCTGCCCGAACACGTTTTAGCTTGCCTCTTCGACCTCGACGGCGTCATCACCGACACCGCGTCGGTCCACGCCTCAGCCTGGAAGGAGATGTTCGACGCCTATCTCGCCGAACGGGCGGAACGCCTGGGTGAGCAGTTCGTCCCGTTCGACATCGCCACCGACTACGTGAAGTACGTCGACGGCAAGCGCCGGCAGGACGGAACCCGCAGTTTCCTGACCTCGCGCGGCATCACGCTCCCCGAGGGCACCGCCGACGACTCCGCGCAGACGGAGTCGGTGAACGGGCTGGGCAACCGCAAGAACAACCTGGTGCACGAGAAGATCGAGAAGGAAGGCGTCACGGTCTACCAGGGCTCGGTGCGCTACCTGGAGGCTGCCCAGGCCGCCGGTCTGCGCATCGCCGTGGTGTCGTCCAGCGCCAACACCGCCGAGATCCTGCGGGTCACCGGACTGGAGAAGTTCGTCGAGACCCGGATCGACGCCCAGGCCGCCATCGCCGCGGGCCTGCACGGCAAGCCCGCCCCCGACACGTTCGTCGAGGGCGCCCGCCGGCTCGGCTTCGAGCCCGCCCAGGCGGCGGTGTTCGAAGACGCGATTGCCGGCGTGGAAGCCGGACATTCGGGAGCTTTCGGCATCGTCGTCGGAGTCGACCGGGTGGGTCACGGTGCGGCACTCGCCCAGCATGGGGCGGATGTGGTGGTGACCGATCTGGCACAACTGATAGATAACCGCGCATGA